From the genome of Geobacter sp. SVR, one region includes:
- a CDS encoding efflux RND transporter periplasmic adaptor subunit has translation MNRKGIIIGLIVAVALGGGFLYRFTHLKSGGGSHAEHNEAGGKDEKNGNHEEHKEKKEGHEGQDEHGEAGSVSMTAEMQKQNGVVVELAKKLRMSGAISATGKLEANADRIAHVSPRISGKIVAVKASLGDSVSTGQPLMVIDSVELGEALNRYRQSRTKLALAQSNMERVRNLVEKKIAARKDILQAETEFKTAQAELHTDEERLSLYGFPLPSLTGEEHKRPLLPVRSPISGIITEKHAIVGELADPSKSLYTVADLSSVWVLVDINEKDLAKVRKGQAAVVTVGAFPDLKLKGRITYIADLVNEATRTVKARIEVANPGRKLKPEMFATVELALPADAPPVLAVPEEAFQEVGGKKVLFVAENSTKFESRTVETGRTAGGLIEVLSGLKEGERYVLKGSFLLKSELQKGELGEHGH, from the coding sequence GTGAACAGAAAAGGAATCATCATCGGACTTATCGTGGCCGTGGCCCTGGGCGGCGGTTTTCTCTATCGCTTCACCCATCTCAAAAGCGGTGGCGGCAGTCATGCCGAACACAACGAGGCCGGCGGGAAAGACGAAAAAAACGGCAACCACGAAGAACACAAGGAAAAGAAGGAAGGCCATGAAGGGCAGGACGAACATGGTGAAGCGGGCAGTGTGAGCATGACGGCCGAGATGCAGAAGCAAAACGGTGTGGTGGTGGAGCTGGCGAAAAAGCTCCGGATGAGCGGTGCGATCAGTGCCACCGGCAAGCTGGAGGCGAATGCGGACCGGATCGCCCATGTATCGCCGCGTATTTCCGGAAAGATCGTTGCGGTGAAAGCCTCTCTGGGGGACAGCGTCTCAACCGGCCAACCCCTGATGGTCATCGACAGCGTTGAACTGGGCGAGGCGCTGAACCGCTACCGCCAGTCCAGGACAAAGCTCGCCCTGGCCCAGTCCAATATGGAGCGGGTCAGGAACCTGGTGGAGAAGAAGATCGCGGCCAGAAAGGACATTCTTCAAGCAGAAACCGAATTCAAGACCGCTCAAGCGGAACTGCATACCGATGAGGAACGGTTGTCCCTGTACGGTTTCCCGCTTCCAAGCCTCACGGGGGAGGAGCATAAAAGGCCGCTGCTGCCGGTCCGTTCCCCGATTAGCGGCATCATCACCGAAAAGCACGCCATCGTGGGCGAACTGGCCGATCCTTCCAAGAGCCTCTACACCGTGGCCGACCTCTCTTCCGTCTGGGTCCTGGTGGATATCAACGAAAAGGACCTGGCCAAGGTCCGCAAGGGCCAGGCGGCAGTCGTTACCGTGGGCGCCTTCCCGGACCTGAAGCTGAAGGGGCGCATCACCTACATTGCCGACCTGGTCAATGAAGCAACCCGCACGGTCAAGGCGCGCATCGAGGTGGCCAATCCGGGGCGGAAGCTGAAACCGGAGATGTTTGCAACCGTGGAGCTGGCGCTGCCGGCTGATGCACCGCCGGTACTGGCTGTCCCTGAAGAGGCTTTTCAGGAGGTGGGGGGAAAGAAGGTGCTTTTCGTGGCGGAAAACAGCACGAAATTCGAGTCACGCACGGTGGAAACCGGCCGCACGGCAGGTGGCCTGATCGAGGTGCTGTCCGGATTGAAGGAAGGCGAGCGGTATGTTCTCAAGGGATCGTTCCTGCTGAAATCGGAGCTGCAGAAAGGGGAACTGGGCGAACATGGACACTGA
- a CDS encoding ABC transporter ATP-binding protein, protein MSILKLDNVTIRFGGLVAVNSVNLTVEKGSIHALIGPNGAGKSTLFNLITGIYRPTTGTISFKDRPINGQPTFRIASAGIGRTFQNIRLFSDLPVLDNVLIGAHTRGKWDLTGSILKFSPWVKREEGELLELASSCLQMVDLSYRAFELAGNLPYGEQRRLEIARALALKPDLLLLDEPAAGMNPQEKVALMEMVQRIRATGVTVFLVEHDMKFVMGLSDRIAVLDYGEKIAEGVPHEVRKNPKVIEAYLGKSH, encoded by the coding sequence ATGTCGATACTAAAGCTAGATAACGTGACGATCCGTTTCGGCGGTCTCGTAGCGGTCAACAGCGTAAACCTCACCGTTGAAAAGGGGAGCATCCATGCACTGATCGGCCCCAATGGCGCCGGTAAAAGCACGCTCTTCAATCTGATCACCGGCATCTACCGCCCGACCACCGGAACGATCTCCTTCAAGGATCGCCCCATTAACGGCCAGCCGACCTTCCGGATCGCTTCGGCCGGAATCGGACGCACTTTCCAGAATATCCGGCTTTTCTCCGATCTGCCGGTTCTGGACAACGTTCTGATCGGTGCCCATACCCGCGGTAAATGGGATCTGACCGGCTCGATTCTGAAGTTCTCCCCCTGGGTGAAACGGGAGGAAGGCGAACTGCTGGAGCTGGCGAGCTCCTGTCTGCAGATGGTCGACCTCTCCTATCGCGCCTTCGAACTGGCCGGCAACCTCCCCTATGGCGAGCAGCGCAGGCTGGAGATTGCCCGGGCGCTGGCGCTGAAACCCGATCTGCTGCTGCTGGACGAACCGGCAGCCGGCATGAACCCCCAGGAAAAGGTCGCCCTGATGGAGATGGTCCAGCGAATCCGCGCCACCGGCGTCACGGTTTTCCTCGTGGAGCACGACATGAAATTCGTCATGGGGCTTTCCGACCGGATTGCAGTGCTCGATTACGGCGAGAAGATCGCCGAGGGAGTCCCGCACGAAGTCCGCAAAAATCCCAAGGTCATCGAGGCCTACCTGGGGAAATCGCATTAA
- a CDS encoding efflux RND transporter permease subunit: MLDKILQFSLRQRLLVLLATTILIGLGLWAMKKLPVDAFPDVTNVQVQILTQAGGMAPTEVEKLVTFPIETSMGGLPRLQEVRSLSKVGLSVITVVFEDGVDIYFARQQVFERLQQARDRLPKGIEPQMGPVTTGLGEIYQYILTSDTYDARELRTIQDWLVRPILRTVPGVTDVNSFGGQVKQYQVLLDPGKLKSLNLTIHDVMGAVERNNATVGAGYIEHREEQYMVRGIGLARGIEDLRNIVVKNSGGTPIHLSEVGEVAVGNEPRQGVTTYDGKGEAVAGIVMMLKGASSREVVEGVTGKIKTIQKALPEGVKLTPYYDRTDLVWKTIRTVATNLIEGGLLVVAVLFYFLGNVRGAIIVALTIPLSMLFSFLGMHWLGLSANLMTLGAIDFGMIVDGSVVMVENTVRHLAERKEGVSTRHTIYTSAMEVARPILFGVMIIIIVYLPIVTLTDMEGKMFSPMAFTVGFALLGALILTMTLVPTLCSFLLTGKVVEKDPRLLVKIREGYLPLLQRSLANPKQTLVVTGAALVASLLLIPFLGSEFLPTLDEGSITVQSFRLPSVSVTDTVRTSAAVEKTLKSFPEVESVVARAGRAEIASDPMGIDISDIFVSLKPRKEWTSAATKDELVDKMRERLENIPGMTFSFSQPIALRVDELISGVKSQVAIKLFGEDMEQLKARANEIAEVVKKVEGAADVQVEKVSGLAYLQVEIDRAAIARYGISVTDINDMLELASGGKTVSELFEGQRRFAVALRFPASLSDNPGKFGELLISAPDGARIPLKQLAKVKTEEGPAQISRENGSRRIVVECNVSGRDIGSFVAAAQKALDAGVKLPAGYYLEWGGQFENQQRAMARLAVILPICLALIFILLFSTFNSIRQALLIILNVPFALIGGIVALFLRGLPLSVSGAIGFIALFGVAVLNGIVMVSYFNKLRDEGQPLDEAITNGAAIRLRPVLMTALVASLGFIPMALSHGTGAEVQRPLATVVIGGLITSTFLTLIVLPTLYRWWERRAELKLDQKESTQ; the protein is encoded by the coding sequence ATGCTCGATAAAATATTGCAATTCTCGCTTCGGCAGCGCCTGCTGGTGCTCCTGGCCACGACCATCCTGATCGGGCTGGGGCTGTGGGCCATGAAAAAACTGCCGGTGGACGCCTTTCCGGACGTGACCAACGTCCAGGTGCAGATACTCACCCAGGCTGGTGGCATGGCCCCCACGGAGGTGGAGAAACTGGTCACCTTTCCCATAGAGACGTCGATGGGAGGGCTCCCCCGACTGCAGGAGGTCCGTTCACTTTCCAAGGTCGGCCTGTCGGTAATCACCGTCGTCTTCGAGGATGGGGTGGACATCTACTTTGCCCGCCAGCAGGTCTTCGAACGGCTCCAGCAGGCCCGCGACCGCTTGCCCAAGGGTATCGAACCCCAGATGGGGCCGGTCACCACCGGACTGGGGGAGATCTACCAGTACATCCTGACCTCCGATACCTACGATGCCCGCGAGCTGCGCACCATCCAGGACTGGCTGGTGCGTCCGATCCTGCGCACCGTTCCGGGAGTGACCGACGTCAACTCATTCGGCGGCCAGGTGAAGCAGTATCAGGTGCTGCTGGACCCTGGCAAATTGAAGAGTCTCAACCTGACCATCCATGATGTCATGGGAGCGGTGGAACGGAACAACGCCACCGTGGGCGCCGGCTACATCGAGCACCGTGAGGAACAGTACATGGTGCGCGGCATCGGTCTGGCCCGCGGCATCGAAGATTTACGGAACATCGTGGTGAAGAATTCCGGCGGCACGCCGATCCATCTCAGCGAGGTGGGAGAGGTGGCTGTCGGCAACGAGCCGCGCCAGGGGGTCACGACCTATGACGGCAAGGGGGAGGCAGTGGCCGGCATCGTCATGATGCTGAAAGGCGCTTCCAGCCGCGAGGTGGTGGAGGGGGTCACCGGCAAGATCAAAACGATTCAAAAGGCCCTGCCCGAAGGGGTCAAGCTGACCCCCTACTACGACCGGACCGACCTGGTCTGGAAGACCATCCGCACTGTTGCAACCAACCTGATCGAGGGGGGGCTGCTGGTGGTTGCCGTCCTATTCTACTTCCTGGGAAATGTTCGCGGCGCCATCATCGTTGCCCTGACCATTCCTCTCTCGATGCTGTTTTCATTTCTGGGGATGCACTGGCTAGGGCTTTCCGCCAACCTGATGACACTGGGAGCGATCGACTTCGGCATGATCGTGGACGGCAGCGTGGTCATGGTGGAAAACACCGTCCGGCATCTGGCCGAGCGAAAAGAGGGGGTAAGCACCCGTCACACCATCTACACCTCGGCCATGGAGGTGGCCCGTCCGATCCTTTTCGGGGTCATGATCATCATCATCGTGTATCTTCCCATCGTCACCCTGACCGATATGGAAGGCAAGATGTTCTCCCCCATGGCCTTTACGGTCGGCTTTGCCCTGCTGGGAGCCCTGATCCTGACCATGACCCTGGTGCCCACGCTCTGCTCGTTCCTGCTCACGGGGAAGGTTGTGGAAAAAGATCCGCGCCTGCTGGTCAAGATCCGTGAAGGATATCTGCCGTTGTTGCAGCGGAGCCTGGCCAATCCGAAGCAGACACTGGTCGTTACCGGTGCGGCTCTGGTCGCCTCCCTGCTTTTGATCCCCTTCCTGGGAAGCGAGTTCCTTCCCACCCTGGACGAGGGGAGCATCACCGTCCAATCCTTCCGCCTGCCCTCGGTCTCGGTGACCGATACGGTCAGGACTTCCGCTGCAGTGGAAAAGACCCTCAAGTCCTTCCCCGAAGTGGAAAGTGTCGTTGCCAGGGCCGGCCGGGCCGAGATCGCCTCGGACCCGATGGGGATCGACATTTCCGACATATTTGTGAGTCTCAAGCCGCGCAAGGAATGGACCAGCGCAGCAACCAAGGATGAACTGGTCGATAAGATGCGGGAGCGGCTCGAGAATATCCCCGGCATGACCTTTTCCTTCAGTCAGCCCATCGCCCTGCGGGTGGATGAGTTGATCTCCGGGGTCAAGTCCCAGGTGGCCATCAAGCTGTTCGGCGAAGACATGGAGCAGCTCAAGGCCAGGGCGAACGAGATCGCCGAGGTGGTCAAGAAGGTGGAAGGGGCTGCCGATGTGCAGGTGGAAAAGGTCTCCGGGCTGGCCTACCTGCAGGTGGAGATCGATCGGGCCGCCATAGCCCGCTACGGGATCAGCGTAACCGACATCAACGACATGCTGGAATTGGCTTCAGGTGGCAAGACAGTGTCTGAACTGTTCGAAGGGCAGAGGCGCTTTGCCGTGGCCCTGCGCTTCCCGGCCTCCCTTTCGGACAATCCCGGGAAATTCGGCGAACTGCTCATCTCCGCCCCGGACGGGGCACGCATCCCGCTCAAGCAACTGGCGAAAGTAAAGACCGAGGAGGGGCCGGCCCAGATATCACGTGAAAACGGCTCGCGCCGGATCGTGGTGGAGTGCAACGTTTCCGGCCGCGATATCGGAAGCTTTGTGGCCGCTGCCCAGAAGGCACTGGATGCCGGGGTCAAGCTGCCGGCCGGTTACTATCTGGAGTGGGGGGGACAGTTCGAAAACCAGCAGCGCGCCATGGCGCGGCTGGCGGTGATTTTGCCCATCTGCCTGGCACTGATCTTCATTCTGCTCTTTTCGACCTTCAACAGTATCAGGCAGGCCCTCCTGATCATCCTCAATGTCCCCTTTGCCCTGATCGGCGGCATCGTGGCCCTCTTTCTGCGGGGGCTGCCGTTGTCGGTCTCCGGCGCCATCGGCTTCATTGCCCTGTTCGGTGTGGCGGTGCTGAACGGTATCGTGATGGTCTCCTATTTCAACAAACTCCGCGACGAAGGCCAGCCATTGGATGAGGCCATCACCAACGGGGCTGCCATCCGCCTGCGTCCCGTACTGATGACCGCGCTGGTGGCATCCCTGGGCTTCATCCCCATGGCGCTCTCCCATGGCACCGGCGCAGAGGTGCAGCGGCCGCTGGCTACCGTGGTGATTGGCGGACTGATAACGTCCACGTTTCTCACGCTGATCGTGTTGCCCACCCTGTATCGGTGGTGGGAAAGAAGAGCGGAACTGAAACTCGATCAAAAGGAGAGCACTCAATGA
- a CDS encoding P-II family nitrogen regulator has protein sequence MKQVIAYIKPAIFERVTEALRHIDGLTGMSAVENNGFGRGKGANRRKVDSQINYFSRNIRIEIMVSDALVWEVVDSIRQQAWTGEQGEGKIYVLDVVEAVRIRTNERGEAAV, from the coding sequence ATGAAACAAGTAATTGCTTACATAAAACCTGCCATTTTTGAGCGGGTAACGGAAGCGCTCAGGCATATTGACGGGCTTACCGGGATGAGCGCAGTGGAAAACAACGGATTCGGCCGCGGCAAGGGGGCGAACCGGAGAAAGGTCGATAGCCAGATCAACTATTTCAGCAGAAATATTCGCATTGAGATCATGGTTTCCGATGCCCTGGTGTGGGAGGTGGTTGATAGTATCCGCCAGCAGGCCTGGACCGGTGAACAGGGCGAAGGGAAGATTTACGTCCTGGATGTGGTGGAAGCCGTGCGGATTCGCACCAACGAACGGGGCGAAGCGGCGGTCTGA
- a CDS encoding TolC family protein: MPGIICIVSPPVRAEAPHLGLPQAVEYSLRNNGELKAFREEKGIHDAAVIRAGLLPNPTLELEGGTGALTGSSAENSVSLWVLQEFPLAGKREKRRSVADREVEMYRWQLSDRERLLRAEVKTGYYDVLLAAKRADLAERAIELERQLLEIAGERLAAGDIPELEMNLVKVELARSEGVRIECARVLSQARAKLWTLMGLPRGDAPAMAGTIDSGTGTAMTKTAADLKRLATGNRPDLKALEAEKGRGDADIILAQAERVPNLTAGLALKRDTTSMEIGGIEGKETAVTIGMRLSMPIPLFDRNQAAVQEARARRNSTDSRRVAAVEAAEREVETAYAGYLDSEKLLSLYKNAIIPQFEENLKLSREAYRLGEIGIQSVIQEHKKFFEVNDGYLTALHGRQAALVNLESATATELTGGIQ, from the coding sequence GTGCCGGGAATCATTTGTATTGTATCGCCGCCTGTCCGGGCCGAAGCGCCCCATCTGGGGTTGCCGCAGGCGGTAGAGTATTCGCTGCGGAACAATGGTGAACTCAAGGCCTTTCGCGAAGAGAAGGGTATCCACGATGCAGCCGTTATCAGGGCAGGACTCTTGCCCAACCCCACCCTCGAACTGGAAGGGGGAACGGGTGCCCTGACCGGCAGCAGCGCCGAAAACAGCGTGTCGCTGTGGGTGTTGCAGGAGTTTCCGCTTGCCGGGAAGCGGGAGAAGCGGCGCTCCGTCGCCGACCGGGAGGTGGAAATGTATCGCTGGCAGCTTTCCGACCGGGAAAGACTGCTTCGCGCGGAAGTGAAGACTGGCTACTACGATGTGCTCCTGGCGGCAAAACGGGCCGATCTGGCTGAACGAGCCATCGAGCTTGAAAGACAGCTCCTCGAAATAGCAGGAGAGCGCCTGGCGGCAGGGGATATCCCGGAACTTGAAATGAACCTGGTAAAGGTAGAGCTGGCACGAAGTGAAGGGGTAAGGATCGAATGCGCCAGAGTGCTGAGCCAGGCCCGGGCAAAGCTTTGGACCCTGATGGGACTGCCGCGCGGAGATGCGCCTGCCATGGCAGGCACTATCGATTCCGGAACCGGAACAGCCATGACGAAAACAGCGGCAGACCTGAAACGTCTTGCAACGGGTAACCGGCCGGATCTCAAGGCACTTGAGGCCGAAAAGGGCAGGGGCGACGCGGACATTATCCTTGCCCAGGCGGAGAGGGTGCCGAACCTCACGGCAGGCCTGGCGTTGAAACGGGACACGACCTCCATGGAGATCGGCGGCATAGAGGGAAAGGAAACCGCCGTTACTATCGGGATGAGGCTCTCGATGCCCATACCCCTGTTCGACAGGAATCAAGCTGCGGTCCAGGAGGCTCGGGCGCGGCGCAACAGCACCGACAGCCGCCGTGTCGCAGCTGTGGAAGCTGCCGAACGTGAGGTGGAAACAGCCTATGCCGGCTACCTTGACAGTGAAAAGCTCCTCTCACTCTACAAAAATGCCATCATTCCCCAGTTCGAGGAAAACCTGAAACTCTCCCGGGAAGCGTATCGCCTGGGAGAGATCGGCATTCAGTCCGTAATCCAGGAGCACAAGAAGTTTTTCGAGGTCAATGATGGCTATCTGACAGCGCTGCATGGCCGGCAGGCGGCACTGGTGAATCTCGAATCGGCTACGGCAACCGAACTTACCGGAGGTATTCAGTGA
- a CDS encoding YbaK/EbsC family protein: MSKKSSASVQRVREALTAAGLDNEVQELAASTRSAVEAADAVGCDVAQIVKSLVLKGATSGELFLVLTSGGNRVCLERIKNLAGEEVAMADAGSVRERTGFAIGGVPPLGHLAPLQALIDQDLMAHAVIWAAAGSPNALFHLTPEDLVRITGGTVAVVAEGK; the protein is encoded by the coding sequence ATGTCGAAAAAATCAAGTGCCAGCGTACAGCGGGTGCGGGAAGCCCTGACAGCAGCAGGGCTGGACAACGAGGTGCAGGAACTTGCCGCCAGTACCCGCAGCGCGGTTGAAGCGGCCGATGCCGTCGGCTGCGACGTGGCTCAGATTGTAAAATCGCTGGTGCTGAAAGGAGCAACCAGTGGAGAGCTGTTTCTGGTGCTGACCAGCGGCGGCAACCGGGTCTGCCTGGAACGGATAAAGAATCTGGCGGGTGAAGAGGTGGCCATGGCTGATGCGGGCTCGGTACGGGAACGAACCGGCTTCGCCATCGGCGGTGTCCCTCCTCTGGGACACCTGGCGCCACTCCAGGCCCTTATCGATCAGGACCTGATGGCTCATGCCGTAATCTGGGCCGCTGCCGGCTCTCCCAATGCCCTGTTTCACCTGACTCCGGAGGACCTGGTACGGATCACCGGCGGAACCGTGGCCGTCGTTGCCGAAGGGAAATGA
- a CDS encoding ABC transporter ATP-binding protein, whose protein sequence is MLVVENLFVNYNVIKALKDISCKVDQGEIVALIGANGAGKTTILNAISGIVPALSGTITFQGENITGTPAHLIVRQGISQVPEGRRVFANMTVLENLEMGAFIRSDSKAIKTEIDHVFQRFPRLGERRKQLAKTLSGGEQQMLAMGRALMSQPKLLLLDEPSMGLAPMLVEQIFSIIQEINASGTTIMLVEQNANMALSIAHRAYVLETGEVVLSGDAKQLAEDPEVRKAYLGE, encoded by the coding sequence ATGCTTGTCGTCGAGAATCTGTTCGTTAACTACAATGTCATCAAGGCGCTGAAAGACATCTCCTGCAAGGTCGATCAGGGGGAAATCGTGGCGCTGATCGGCGCAAACGGGGCGGGTAAAACCACAATCCTCAATGCCATTTCGGGAATAGTCCCCGCATTGTCCGGTACAATCACCTTTCAGGGAGAGAACATAACCGGTACCCCTGCCCATCTGATCGTCCGCCAGGGCATATCGCAGGTACCGGAGGGGCGGCGCGTCTTTGCCAACATGACCGTTCTGGAGAACCTGGAGATGGGCGCCTTCATCCGCAGCGACAGCAAGGCCATCAAGACCGAGATCGACCATGTCTTCCAACGTTTTCCCCGTCTTGGCGAACGCAGGAAGCAGCTGGCCAAGACCCTTTCGGGGGGCGAACAGCAGATGCTGGCCATGGGGAGAGCCCTCATGTCCCAGCCGAAACTGCTCCTCCTGGACGAACCGTCCATGGGCCTGGCACCGATGCTGGTGGAACAGATTTTCTCCATCATCCAGGAGATCAACGCCAGCGGAACCACTATCATGCTGGTCGAACAGAATGCCAACATGGCTCTCTCCATCGCCCATCGCGCCTATGTCCTGGAAACCGGCGAAGTGGTCCTTTCGGGCGATGCGAAACAACTGGCCGAGGATCCCGAAGTCCGCAAGGCCTATCTCGGCGAATAA
- a CDS encoding branched-chain amino acid ABC transporter permease produces MGEALQSLLGHINPYLLQIIVNIGIGIVLALGLNVITGLTGQLSLGHAAFMSIGAFTSALITIKLGLPFGLNILFTGLVTAAVGTIIGYPILRLTGDYLAICTLGFAEIVKVIFLNLEITNKALGLSVPSPKTTIPMPIVVWLVVILAIILVSFIHNSRFGRALKAIRGDEIAAEAMGINVARYKVQSFAIGTFLAGVGGGLYAHFISYINPSDFGFLKSIDILSMIVLGGLGSIPGSVIGAAVLSAAPEFLRFMASYRMLVYGALLVFMMIFRPNGLMGGINFTEVFLRAIGRQPHMKGLMGQGTRKS; encoded by the coding sequence ATGGGTGAAGCATTGCAATCTCTCTTGGGGCACATCAATCCCTATCTGCTGCAGATCATCGTCAACATCGGCATCGGAATCGTTCTGGCGCTCGGCCTGAATGTCATCACCGGCCTGACCGGTCAGCTTTCGCTGGGCCATGCTGCCTTCATGAGCATCGGTGCCTTCACCAGCGCTCTGATAACTATCAAGCTCGGCCTGCCGTTCGGCCTGAACATTCTATTCACCGGTCTGGTGACCGCCGCAGTCGGCACCATCATCGGCTACCCGATCCTGCGACTGACCGGCGACTACCTGGCCATCTGCACCCTCGGATTTGCCGAAATCGTCAAGGTAATCTTCCTCAACCTGGAGATCACCAACAAGGCTCTCGGGCTTTCCGTGCCCTCCCCCAAAACCACCATCCCCATGCCGATTGTGGTCTGGCTGGTGGTGATTCTCGCGATCATACTGGTCTCCTTCATCCACAACTCCCGCTTCGGCCGGGCGCTCAAGGCTATTCGCGGGGACGAGATCGCAGCCGAGGCCATGGGCATCAACGTGGCCCGCTACAAGGTCCAGTCCTTTGCCATCGGCACCTTCCTGGCCGGCGTAGGTGGGGGGCTCTATGCCCATTTCATCAGCTACATCAATCCCTCTGACTTCGGTTTTCTCAAGTCCATTGACATCCTCAGCATGATCGTGCTGGGGGGGCTGGGAAGCATTCCCGGAAGCGTCATCGGCGCCGCGGTCCTGTCGGCGGCCCCCGAATTCCTGCGTTTCATGGCCTCGTACCGCATGCTGGTATACGGCGCATTGCTGGTTTTCATGATGATATTCCGGCCCAACGGGCTGATGGGGGGCATCAACTTTACCGAAGTATTCTTACGGGCCATAGGCCGCCAGCCCCACATGAAGGGGCTCATGGGGCAAGGAACCCGCAAGAGCTAA
- a CDS encoding DMT family transporter, translated as MSDRPIVNPYLAVLVGVLAVSFSALFVRLSSAPPMIIATYRLLFTFLLLAPFTLARHAGELRQLPRSKRWLAAASGMCLALHFTTWFTSLRYTSVASSVVLVSTQPVFVVIGSWLFFRERISRLAMFGGGLALCGSLIIGASDFQMGTGAFLGDLLALLAAVFVSGYFLIGRQLRGSVSLPAYTFFTYGSSSLVLIATSLASRTPFGPYPVQDWLLFLALAMVCTILGHTVFNWVLRYVQASVVSVSVLGEPLGAIIWASVFLREFPTARQMSGAAIIFAGLFLFTRAAVRRG; from the coding sequence ATGAGCGATAGGCCCATCGTGAACCCCTATCTGGCAGTGCTGGTAGGGGTTTTAGCCGTTTCATTCTCGGCGCTGTTCGTCCGGCTTTCGTCGGCGCCGCCGATGATCATCGCCACCTACCGGCTCCTGTTCACGTTCCTGCTGCTGGCCCCATTCACGCTGGCGCGGCATGCCGGCGAGCTGCGCCAGCTTCCCCGCTCCAAGCGCTGGCTGGCCGCGGCCAGCGGCATGTGCCTGGCCCTCCACTTCACAACCTGGTTCACCTCCCTGCGCTACACCAGCGTTGCCAGTTCAGTGGTGCTGGTCAGCACCCAGCCGGTATTCGTCGTGATCGGATCCTGGCTGTTCTTCCGCGAACGCATCAGCCGCCTGGCCATGTTCGGTGGTGGCCTGGCGCTCTGCGGCAGCCTCATCATCGGTGCCAGTGATTTTCAGATGGGTACCGGTGCCTTTCTGGGGGATCTGCTGGCGCTTCTGGCGGCAGTATTCGTCTCCGGTTACTTCCTGATCGGCCGGCAGCTGCGTGGATCCGTGAGTCTGCCGGCCTACACCTTCTTCACCTACGGCAGCAGCTCTCTGGTGCTGATTGCAACCAGCCTTGCCAGCCGGACTCCATTCGGACCGTACCCGGTGCAGGACTGGCTCCTCTTCCTGGCTCTGGCCATGGTGTGCACCATCCTGGGACACACTGTCTTCAACTGGGTGCTGCGCTATGTCCAGGCCTCGGTGGTATCGGTCAGCGTGTTGGGAGAACCTCTGGGGGCCATCATCTGGGCTTCCGTGTTTCTCAGGGAATTCCCTACGGCGCGGCAGATGAGCGGCGCTGCCATCATCTTTGCGGGGCTGTTCCTGTTTACCCGTGCCGCGGTACGGCGGGGATAG
- the rarD gene encoding EamA family transporter RarD, whose translation MAAQQLHHPEAGKGLLYGIISYLIWGFFPIYFKAIAAVPPLQVVSHRIAWSVLFLSLLISWRSRWSDIRDAMTQRSSLLILIGSALLIATNWLVFIIAVEHGQVLQSSLGYFITPFVSVLLGLLFLKERLRRLQLAALLLAAAGVLILTVRLGSFPWTALILALTFGSYGLLRKVVKADPLSGLTVETFLLAPLACGYLAFVAWRGDAAFVAAGMQTSLLLMSAGVVTAVPLLLFAAAARRLRLATVGFLQYITPTLHFLLAVLVYKEQFTSTHLASFLLIWAGLAAYSWDAYRALADLRRIKDSDTL comes from the coding sequence ATGGCCGCGCAACAGTTACACCATCCCGAGGCCGGCAAGGGGCTTCTGTACGGCATAATCTCCTATCTGATCTGGGGCTTCTTTCCAATCTACTTCAAGGCCATTGCGGCTGTGCCACCGCTTCAGGTGGTTTCCCACCGTATCGCCTGGTCGGTGCTCTTCCTGTCGCTGCTCATCAGTTGGCGCAGCCGCTGGAGTGATATCCGCGACGCCATGACGCAGCGCAGCTCACTGCTCATCCTGATTGGCTCCGCCCTCCTGATCGCCACCAACTGGCTGGTCTTCATCATCGCCGTTGAGCACGGACAGGTGCTTCAGTCCAGTCTCGGCTATTTCATTACCCCGTTCGTGAGCGTCCTGCTCGGCCTCCTGTTTCTCAAGGAGCGGCTGCGCCGGCTGCAACTGGCGGCACTGCTCCTGGCCGCTGCCGGGGTGCTCATCCTGACGGTCCGCCTCGGCAGCTTCCCCTGGACAGCCCTGATCCTGGCCCTGACCTTCGGTTCCTATGGACTTCTGCGCAAGGTGGTCAAGGCGGACCCGCTCAGCGGCCTGACCGTGGAGACCTTTCTCCTGGCGCCGCTGGCGTGCGGCTATCTGGCGTTCGTTGCCTGGCGGGGTGATGCAGCCTTTGTCGCAGCTGGGATGCAAACCAGCCTGCTGCTGATGTCGGCGGGTGTGGTGACCGCCGTGCCGCTCCTGCTCTTCGCCGCAGCGGCCCGCCGACTGCGGCTCGCCACGGTCGGTTTCCTGCAGTATATCACGCCGACCCTGCACTTCCTTCTGGCTGTCCTGGTCTACAAGGAGCAGTTCACATCGACCCATCTGGCAAGCTTTCTGCTGATCTGGGCCGGTCTGGCTGCCTACTCGTGGGATGCATACCGGGCACTGGCGGATTTGAGACGGATCAAGGACAGCGATACGCTGTAG